A region of Streptomyces deccanensis DNA encodes the following proteins:
- a CDS encoding aldehyde dehydrogenase family protein encodes MFIGGSWVEPDGGHYPVVDPATEEVVGWAPEASREQVHAAAAAAREAFGPWSRTPAAERAAILARTADHIRRHLVPYAALAQAESGATTGTARGMQVGVGAARFQRYARVEPVEEPIAPQINEAGPFGKAAVMGALAVRQPVGVVTCITSYNNPWANPAGKIAPALAMGNTVVVKPAPQDPLSVHRMAEALEAAGVPPGVVNVVGGSGPEVGEAAVDAPDVDMVSFTGSSAVGRRIAEVCGRGMKRQLMELGGKGAAVVFDDADLGAAVAGIATTFTFYSGQICTAPTRVIAQRGVYDRLVAQLAAYAARLPVGDPRAPGTVVGPVISAAHRDRVESYVELGRKEGARVVAGGERPPYERGFWVAPTLLADCTPDMRVVREEIFGPVVVALPFDDEDEAVALANDSDYGLIDYVWSGDVARAFRVARRLRAGGVGVNTVGRNMEAPFGGFKQSGVGRDVGSYALHAYSETQAIVWPG; translated from the coding sequence CTGTTCATCGGGGGCTCCTGGGTGGAGCCCGACGGCGGGCACTATCCGGTGGTCGACCCGGCGACGGAGGAGGTCGTCGGGTGGGCGCCGGAGGCCTCGCGGGAACAGGTGCACGCGGCGGCCGCCGCCGCCCGGGAGGCCTTCGGCCCGTGGTCGAGGACGCCCGCCGCCGAGCGGGCCGCGATCCTCGCCCGTACGGCGGACCACATACGACGCCACCTCGTCCCGTACGCCGCGCTCGCGCAGGCCGAGAGCGGTGCGACGACCGGGACGGCGCGGGGCATGCAGGTCGGGGTGGGTGCCGCCCGTTTCCAGCGGTACGCGCGCGTGGAGCCGGTGGAGGAGCCGATCGCGCCCCAGATCAACGAGGCCGGGCCCTTCGGGAAGGCGGCCGTGATGGGCGCCCTCGCCGTACGCCAGCCCGTGGGCGTGGTCACCTGCATCACCTCGTACAACAACCCCTGGGCCAACCCGGCCGGGAAGATCGCCCCCGCCCTCGCCATGGGCAACACGGTGGTCGTGAAACCGGCCCCGCAGGACCCGCTCTCCGTCCACCGCATGGCGGAGGCCCTGGAGGCCGCCGGTGTTCCGCCGGGTGTGGTGAACGTGGTGGGCGGGTCGGGGCCGGAGGTCGGTGAGGCAGCCGTGGACGCACCGGACGTCGACATGGTGAGCTTCACCGGCTCGTCGGCGGTCGGGCGGCGGATCGCGGAGGTGTGCGGGCGCGGGATGAAGCGCCAGCTGATGGAGCTGGGTGGGAAGGGCGCGGCGGTCGTCTTCGACGACGCGGACCTCGGCGCGGCCGTCGCAGGCATCGCCACCACCTTCACCTTCTACAGCGGGCAGATCTGCACGGCGCCGACGCGGGTGATCGCACAGCGCGGCGTGTACGACCGGCTGGTGGCCCAACTGGCCGCCTACGCCGCGCGGTTGCCGGTCGGCGATCCGCGCGCGCCGGGCACGGTGGTCGGGCCGGTGATCTCGGCGGCCCACCGCGACCGCGTCGAGTCGTACGTCGAGCTGGGCCGCAAGGAGGGCGCGCGGGTGGTGGCGGGGGGTGAACGGCCGCCGTACGAGCGGGGTTTCTGGGTGGCGCCGACCCTGCTGGCGGACTGCACCCCCGACATGCGGGTCGTCCGCGAGGAGATCTTCGGGCCGGTCGTCGTCGCCCTCCCCTTCGACGACGAGGACGAAGCCGTCGCCCTCGCCAACGACAGCGACTACGGCCTCATCGACTACGTCTGGTCCGGCGACGTCGCCCGAGCCTTCCGGGTGGCCCGGCGCCTGCGGGCGGGCGGCGTGGGCGTGAACACGGTCGGCCGCAACATGGAGGCCCCGTTCGGCGGCTTCAAGCAGAGCGGGGTGGGACGCGACGTGGGCTCGTACGCGCTGCACGCGTACAGCGAGACGCAGGCGATCGTCTGGCCGGGGTGA